The genomic region GACCGCCGACGAGGTCGAAGAGTGCTGGCAGCTGCTGCGGCAGTCGCTGCACTCGGTGTCCTACGAGACGTTGGCCCACATTCCGACGTACGCCCAATGGCTGTCCCGGCAGGACTGGACCAAGCCGTATCAACGGCACCGCAAGAACCTGCAGTTGATCGGACTCAACGAACCGGATAAGCGCTGGGTGCTCAAGAACCCCAGCCATCTGTTCGCGCTCGATGCGTTGTTCAACGCCTACCCGGACGCGTTGGTGATCCAGTGCCATCGGCCGGTGGAGACGATCATGGCGTCGATGTGTTCGCTGGCCCAGCACACCACCGAGGGCTGGTCGAACAGCTTCACCGGCGAGGTGATCGGACGGGACGCGATGGAGACCTGGTCGCGTGGACTCGAACTGTTCAATCGGGTGCGCGCCGAACACGATCCGGCGCAGTTCTACGACCTGGACTACTTCGAGTTCGTCAAGGATCCGGTCGGTGCGGTCGACAACGTGTACCGCCACTTCGGCATCGCATTCACCGATGATGCCCGCGCGGCCATGGAGCGCAGCCACCAGAAGAGCAAGCAGGGCCCCCGGGCGCCGAAGCACTCGTACTCGCTGGCCGACTACGGCCTGACCGACGATCAGGTCAGGGAGCGGTTCAAGAACCCCTAGGCGGTGGTGTCGGCCAGCGCATCGATGCGGTTGAGCGCAGCCTGTGCAAGCTCGGCGACGTCGAAGCCGTTGGTGGGCGCGCACGCCGTGATCTCGATCGCCGCATTGTGGGCGGCGACGTAGGTGTTGTCACAGGCCCAGTCGACGGCCCTGAAGGACCAGAGCAGGATGTTCGGTGAACCCGAATCAACCGGGGGCAGCAGCGTGTAGGTGTCCTGCTCGCCTTCCATGGTGGTGATCCGAAAGTCGCGTCCTCGACACGATTCCAGGGAGCGCTTGGCGTCCGCGATGGCCTCGAGCGGGTCGAAATCGGCGGGGAACACTCCGACCATCTCCTCGACGTGCACCCGCTGGTAGCCGTCGGCCACCCAATGTCCGCCGTCGGTGGCCGCCGGGCCGTGATCGGAGATGAACGGCGGGTCCACCTCGCGGGCCGCACCGGCACACTGCTCGGGTTCGACGGTGACGAACAGGTTGCCCTCGTCGCCGAGGACATTCGGACTCAGCAGGTCGACGACCTGGCCCGCGGTGATCGGCGCCACCGGCGGCTCGGCCTGCGGCGGTGGGCCGTCGACCACCCGCGTGCAACCGGTCAGCAGCACCAATGCCAGCGCCGACCCGCGGATGACCATGCCCGAAAGGCTAGCCGTCCCCTGGCGCAGGGGCCGACGACATCTCCTCCAGGCATCCCTCGGCGACAGCGTGTTTGATGCTGTCGGAGAGCCTCGGGCATGCCTTGGCCCGCGCCGGATCGCCACCGGACTCCCGGATCTCGTTGAAGTAGGCGCAGCGCTTCGACGCCTCGCTGTTCCACTGCACCGACGTGTGCGCGGGCCCGAGCTTCTTCACGTTGACCGACACGTGGCAGAACCGGCAGTCGACCGACACCAGGCCGGAGTTGAGGTACCGCTCCCGGTCCCGCCGGGTGGCCTCCCGCACCGCCTCGGTGCGGGAGGCACCGAAAGGCGTCGCCTTCGACCAGGTGCCTGCGGCGGTGTCACCCTCGGTATGCGCGTGGTCGTCGTCGTCATGGGCGCCGTGCAGCATCAACATCGCCCGGGCCAGCCGGTCGACGTCAGGTGCATCGTCAGGCGGGGTCATGACTGCGCGTGCTCGGCCTCGTCCGTCTGCTCGGCCTCGCCCTTGTCGTCGGCCTGCCGCTTGAGGTTCTCCTCGACCTCCACCTGCCATTTCTCGTTGGCGGCCGTCGTGTCGACCTCCATCTCGAAACGGTCCGTCATGTCGGGCGTGACGTCGGCGGCGTCGACATAGAACTGCTGATACCAACGGCGCATCTGGTAGACCGCGCCGTCCTCCTCGACGAGCAGCGGGTTGTCGATGCGGGTCTTGTGCTTCCAGATCTCGACGTCTTGCAGGAAGCCCTTGCTGACGCCGTCGGTGAACACCTCGGCCAGCCGTTCGGTGGTCTTCTCGTCGAGGCCCTTGGGCTTCTCGACGATCACGCCCCACTGCAGCACGAACGAGTCCTGCGTGACAGGGTAGTGGCAGTTGATCAGGATCGACTCGGCCTTATAGCCGCCGTAGTTGTTGTGGAGCCAGTTGATCATGAACGACGGCCCGAAATAGCTGGCCTCCGAGTCCAGGTGCGCCTCACCGTAAGTGGTGCCCATGTCGCTGATGTCGGGCCTGCCCACGTTGTGCAGGTACTGGCTGGCGATGTGGCCCTCGAAGACGTTCTTGAAATACGTCGGCAGCCCGTAGTGGATGTAGAAGAAGTGGGCCATGTCGGTGACGTTGTCGATGATCTCGCGGCAGTTGCTGCCCTCGATCAGCATCGTGTTCCACCGCCAGTCGGTCCACTCGTCGCTCTCGAACTCCGGGATCTCAGGGATCCGGACCTCGGGCGGGGGTGGGTTTCCCTCGTGGTCGTGCCAGACGAACAGCAGGCCGCCGCGTACGTCGGTCGCCCAGGCGCGGGTGCGGGCCAGGCGCGGAGTGCGCTTGGCGTAGGGCACCAGCTTGCACTTGCCGTCGCCGCCCCAGCGCCAGTCGTGGAAGGGGCAGGCCACCTCGTCACCCTTGACGGTGCCCTGGGCCAGGTTGCCGCCCATGTGGCGGCAGTAGCCATCGAGCACTTTGACGTCGCCCTGTGAGTCGGCGAACACCACGAGCATGGTGCCGAAAATCTCCACGCCGTGCGGCTTGCCGTTGAGGTAGTCCTCCACGGGCCCTAGGCAGTGCCAGCCACGTGCGTACCGGTCGGGCAGCGTGCCGGTGTCGATCTCGCGGATTCCCGCGGTTTCTGTAGCCACGGTGGGCCTCCCGTCCTGTGTCCTCTAACTAGAACACGTTACAGTTTTTTCCTGTCGGCGCGCAATCGAACCAGGTAATTGGCCTCTCGGCGCAGGCGCTCACAGCCGTTGACTGCGGTATAACCAGACGATGCCGTTGTACTCCTTCGAGGGCCGCGCACCGACGGTCGATCCGGGCGCATTCGTGGCGCCCACCGCCACGCTGGTGGGCGATGTGCACGTCGAGGCGGGTGCGTCGGTATGGTTCAACGCGGTGCTGCGGGCCGATTTCGCACCGATCGTCGTCCGTGAGGGCGCCAACGTCCAGGACTGCTGCATCCTGCACGCCCCTCCAGGCATTCCCGTTGACGTGGGACCCGGCGCCACCGTCGCGCACGGGTGCGTCGTGCACGGCGTGCACATCGGTGCTCAGGCCGTTCTGGCCAACCACTGCACGGTGCTCGACGGCGCCGTGATCGGGAAGCGCGCCATGATCGCCGCGCACTCCCTGGTCGTGGGCGGTACCAAGATCCCTGATGAGGTACTGGTGACCGGCGCGCCTGCGAAGGTGCGCGGCCCGATCGCGGGCACTGGTGCCGAGACCTGGGTCAACACCAACCCCGGCGCCTATCAGGACCTGGCCCGCCGCTACTCGGCGACGCTGCACCCGGTCGACGACGACGCCTGACTCACGGCTGGCCGAGTCCGGTCCGCAGCGCGATCTGCCGCATCTTGCCAGGGTGACCACTCGGTCGATCGTGGGAAGTACTTCGCGCAACGTCCCGGCGGCGGTGTCGGCGTCCGGATAGATCACGATGGTGTCGGAGATGGCGCGGCGTCCGCAGATGCCGCCTCCGAGCAGGTCGAACCGGCGTACGGTGTCGGGATGACCATCGGCCAGGTTGCCGAGCTGTGGCGCTTCCCGTGCAAATCGCTGGGCGGTGTCAAGGTCGACCAGGCCGAGATCGGTCCGCGAGGACTGCGCGGTGACCGGCTGTGGGCGGTTCGCGATCTGGAGCGTGAGATCACCGCATCGGCCCGCCGCATGCCAGCACTGCTGACGGCCACCGCCCGCTATACCGGTCCGGTGCCGCCGGACGCCGGACCGGGCAATGTCCCCGAGATCGAGGTCACCTTCCCCGACGGCACCGTGCTATCGAGCAGCGATGCCGAAATACACGCGAGACTCTCCGACCTCGCCGGTCGCGACGTCAGGTTGACCGCACTGCCGCCGGCCGAAGACACCAGCCTGCATCGCATGCGCCTGCACAGCCAGAAGGATGCCGTTTCGTCCGCGTCGGTGCGGGCCGACTTCGGCGTCGACGAGGGAGAGAAGCCGCCGGACCTCGCCGTGTTGCCGATGGCCGACCTCCTCAAGCTGGGCCGCTATTCAACCCCGCCCGGAATGTTCGTCGACCTGGCGCCGATCCATGTCATGACGACGACCAGCCTGGCGACCATCGGCGCGGAAGTCGGTGAGGATCTCGACGTGCGACGCTTTCGGCCCAATGTTCTGGTGACACTTGATGATCCGGACCACGAACTCCCCGAGTCGCAATGGGCCGGCGCACAGGTCACGCTAGGCGGCGTCGATCTCAAGGTCATCTCGCAGACGGTTCGCTGCGTCGTGCCCAGTCGCGCGCAACCCGGACTCGACGTCGACCGCCGGGTCACACGGGCCGTGGCGGCCCGTGCGCAGCGGTGCCTGGGGGTCTACTGCACCGTGGGCCGCTCGGGTACGGTCCGGATCGGCGATCGGGTGGCCGTCGAGCGGATCGCCGCCACGCGTCCGCGGAGGTTACTGGACGACGTGACCAAGCGCGCGAAGCGGATGACACTCGGTCTGGCCACCGCTGCCGCTGACCGGATGTCGCGCTAGATCTTTCGGGCGCTGGCTGTGGCGCGGTCGAGTTCCCAGAACGCCCGCAGCGCGACGATTTTGCCCGCGTCGTCGACGCGGTAGGTGAACACGCCCTCGGCGGTCACCTCGTAACCGGCGGCGCGAATGACGATGTTGCCGACGTTGGCCTCCTCGTTGCCGCACTGATAGGTGCGCTCGAAGTTGAACGTCAGGTCGCTCGGCGCGATCGCCTTGTCGTAGAACGCGGCGATCGCCTCTTTACCCCGGTGCCCCTTGCCTCCAGGGTCGAAGTGCGACGGTCCGATCGGATCCTCGACGATCGCGTCGTCGGCGAAGTTGTCCAGCCACGCCTGCTTGTCGTGCGCCATCGCCGCCTCTCGAGAGCGCTTGCCCGCCAGGTGCACCGGAGCCTGCGGGTCGGTGACGGTCACTGCTGCCAACCGGAATGGATGTAGGTGTCGGCGAACCGCTTCATCGCGTCCTTCTTCTTCTCCAGCGGTGCGTCGAAGCCGAGGCCCTCGAACACCCACGGGATCACGATGTTGTCGGTGACGCCTGCCTCGGCCAGTTCACGGTGCCCGTCGACACCGGACTTGTCGATGCAGACGGCCTGGTACTCGAACGGCGCATCGGCGCGGCCGTTTTCGGTAAGCAGCGTCTTGATCCGGCTGATGGTCTCGGCCAACTGCGCGCCGGTCATCATCGCGCTGGTCCAGCCGTCGCCCACCCGCGCCGCGCGCTTGAGTGCCACCTCGGTGTGACCGCCGACGTAGAACGGCACCGGCTTGCTCGGCGCCGGACTCATCTGCAGTTTGTCGAAGTCGTAGAACTCACCGTGGAACTCGGCCATGCCGCCGGCGAGCACCAGCTTGATGACCTCGATCATCTCGTCGACGCGTTTGCCGCGCTTGGCGTACGGCTGTCCGCACCACTCGAATTCTTCGGGTGCCCAGCCGATCCCGACCCCGAAGCCGAAGCGGTTGTTCGTCAGGTTCGCCACCGAGCCGACCTGACGCGCCAGCAGCAGCGGATTGCGCGAGCCCAGCTTCATGACGTTGGTGTAGAAGCGCAGCGTCGACGTGACCGCGCCCATCGCGGACGCGGCGATCAGCGGGTCCACCCACGGGGTGTCGGCGTTCCACATCCGCGAACCGTCAGGGGTGTACGGATAGTCGGTGGACTGCTTCTCCATGTAGAACAGCGAGTCCGGAAGCGCGATGTTGTCAAAGCCGACTTCCTCTGCGGTGCGAGCGATCTCGACGAGCTCCTCGACCGGGCCCATCGCGACAGTGCAGGTGTACTGCATCATGGCTTGTCCGACCCGACGACCCACATCGAGTAGTACTGCGACCCGCCGCCGTACGCGTGGCCGAGCGCTTTGCGGGCGCCCTGCACCTGATGGTCACCGGCCTTCCCCATGACCTGCCTGGCGGCCTCGGCGAACCGGATCAGCCCCGAGGCGCCGATCGGGTTCGACGACAGCACACCACCCGACGGGTTGACCGGCAGCCGTCCGCCGATCGCCGTCTCGCCGGCCTCGGTCAACTTCCAGCCTTCACCTTCCGGCACGAAGCCGAGGTTCTCCAGCCACATCGGCTCGAACCACGAGAAGGGCACGTAGATCTCGGCCGCGTCGATCTCGTCGATCGGGCTGGTGATACCGGCCGACTTCCACAGCGCCTTGGCCGCTTCGCGGCCCGCCTGCGGGTTCACCTGGTCGCGGCCGGAGTACGCCAGCGGCTCGGTTCGCAGCGCGGTGGCGTGGATCCATGCGACCGGGTTGCCCTCGGCCGCCTGCTTGTCGGCAATCTCTTCATTTCCGATCACGACGGCGCACGCACCGTCCGACGAAGGGCAGGTCTCGTCGAAGCGGATCGGGTTCCACAGCATCTGCGAAGCCATCACCTTCTCCAAGGTGATGTCGGGCTGATGCAGATGCGCCAGTGGGTTCTTCGCGCCGTTGATCCGATCCTTGACCGCCACCATGGCCCCGATGTGTTCGGGCGCACCGGATCGGCGGATGTAGGCGCGAATGTGGGGAGCGAAGTACCCGCCCGCGCCGGCGCCGACTGGCTTGGTGAACGGCACCGGGATGCTCAACGCCCACATCGCGTTCGACTCCGACTGCTTCTCCCACGCCATCGCCAGCACGCGGCGGTACTTGCCGGACTGCACCAGCGACGCGGCCACCACGCCCGTCGACCCGCCGACCGAACCGGCGGTGTGCACGCGAATCAGCGGCTTGTTAGTGGCGCCGACGGCGTCGGCCATGAACAACTCCGGCATCATCACGCCCTCGAAGAAGTCCGGTGCCTTGCCGACGACGACCGCGTCGATGTCGTCCATCGTCGTACCCGAGTCGGCCAGTGCCCGGTCGATGGCCTCCCGCACCAGGCCGTTCATCGACACGTCCTGGCGTTTGGCGACGTACTTGGTCTGCCCGGTGCCCAGCACCGCCGCGAGTTGGCCTGCCATGCTCTTACTTCCCTTCCAGGACAGCGACCAGGTTCTGTTGCAGCGCAGGGCCGCTCGTGGCGTGGGCCAGCACCCGCTGCGCCGAGCCGTCGAAGATGTGCTGCGCGGCGAAGCCGATGCGCTCCAGGCCCGCCGAGAACATCGGGTTGGCGGCCAGCGGGCCACCCGACGGGTTCACCTTCGTCGCCTCACCGAGCCCGATCGCCTCGGTGAGGATCAGATGCTGATGGGTGAACGGGGCGTAGATCTCGGCGACCTCGATGGAGCCGGTGTCACCGCCCGTCGCGGCCTGTGCCGAGGCCGTCGTCGACGGTGAGGTGGTCAGGTCGCGGGCACCGAGGACCGGGGTCTCGATGCGGTGCTCGAAGCCGGTGATCCAGGCCGGGTTCTCCCGCAGCTCCCTGGCCCGATCACCGACTGCGAGCACGATGGCCGATGCGCCGTCGGTGATCGGGGCGATGTCGTGGCGCCGCAGCGGATCCGCAAAGTACGGGCGCTCCAGCAGCTCATCGATCGACTTGGCCGGCTTCTCCGAATCGGTGCGCTGGGCGACGGTCATGGAGTCGAGCGCCACCTGAGCCATCTGCTCGGCGGTCCACTTGCCTGCGTCGAGTCCGAAGCGGGCCTGCAGCCCGGCCATCGACACCGCGTCGGGCCACAGCGGCGCGACGGTGTACGGGTCGGTCTGCAGGGCCAGCACGCGACGCAGCGTTCCGGCGCTGGACTTGCCGAAGCCGTACACCAGCGCGGTGTCCACTTCGCCGGTCAGCAGCTTGATGTAGGCCTCGTACAGCGCCCACGCGGCGTCCATCTCGACGTGCGATTCGTTGATCGGTGGGACCGCGCCGATTGAGTCGATCGCCGAGATGAATGAGAATGCCCGTCCGGCAAGGTAATCGGAGGATCCGGAACACCAGAACCCGATGTCCGTCTGCTGCAGACCGAGCTCCTCGTAGAGCTGGTGGAAGCACGGCATCAGCATCTCGACGCCGTTGGTGGTGCCGTCGGTGCGGCGGACGTGTGGTGCGTGCGCAAAGCCCACCACTGCTACATCTGTTGAGTCGGTCATCCCAGGTCCTGTCTGCTCTTCGCGCAAGCGCTCATCGCCGCGCCTTCAGAGGTGGTGCTTGTAGGAGTCGTATTCGGCGTCGGGCTCACCCGTCGGCCGGAAGTGATCGATGTTGTCGATGCCCAGGCCCCACTCCTCGCGGGGCTTCCACACCGCCTCGACACGCATGCCCATTCGGACCTCGGCCGCCTCGATCTCGGTGACCAGGTGAAGGAACGGGATGTCGGAGCCGTCGAGCAGCACGTAGGCCGCGACGTACGGCGGCTTGATGCGCTGACCGGCGAAAGGGATGTTGATGACGGCGAACGTCGTCACCGTGCCCTTGTCGGGCAGCTCGATGAACTCGTCGAGTTCCAGGCCCGTCGCCGGGTCGGCCTCCTTGGGCGGGAAGTACACCTTGCCCGGCTGGCCATTGCGGCCCTTCTTCGTCCGGGCGCCCAGCAACTTGCCCTCCTCGAGGGCCTTGAGGAACACGGTCTCCGGGAAGGACGCTGTGTGCTGGATCTCGATCGCCGACGGTGTCACCTGGACGGTCACCGGGTCCAGGCCTG from Mycobacterium sp. IDR2000157661 harbors:
- a CDS encoding sulfotransferase family protein encodes the protein MTRTDVGTVEDLHASATKASGLDDFGSDDDHYREALAVLLESFRTEADLTEFGSKMQRFFVRSALVARLVSEAAFKQYPQHADVAIEKPIFVTGLPRTGTTAIHRLLAADPRHQGLELWLAEFPQPRPPRETWPQNPVFAELDARFKKAHEENPDYTGLHYMTADEVEECWQLLRQSLHSVSYETLAHIPTYAQWLSRQDWTKPYQRHRKNLQLIGLNEPDKRWVLKNPSHLFALDALFNAYPDALVIQCHRPVETIMASMCSLAQHTTEGWSNSFTGEVIGRDAMETWSRGLELFNRVRAEHDPAQFYDLDYFEFVKDPVGAVDNVYRHFGIAFTDDARAAMERSHQKSKQGPRAPKHSYSLADYGLTDDQVRERFKNP
- a CDS encoding sensor domain-containing protein: MVIRGSALALVLLTGCTRVVDGPPPQAEPPVAPITAGQVVDLLSPNVLGDEGNLFVTVEPEQCAGAAREVDPPFISDHGPAATDGGHWVADGYQRVHVEEMVGVFPADFDPLEAIADAKRSLESCRGRDFRITTMEGEQDTYTLLPPVDSGSPNILLWSFRAVDWACDNTYVAAHNAAIEITACAPTNGFDVAELAQAALNRIDALADTTA
- a CDS encoding Rieske 2Fe-2S domain-containing protein, which encodes MATETAGIREIDTGTLPDRYARGWHCLGPVEDYLNGKPHGVEIFGTMLVVFADSQGDVKVLDGYCRHMGGNLAQGTVKGDEVACPFHDWRWGGDGKCKLVPYAKRTPRLARTRAWATDVRGGLLFVWHDHEGNPPPPEVRIPEIPEFESDEWTDWRWNTMLIEGSNCREIIDNVTDMAHFFYIHYGLPTYFKNVFEGHIASQYLHNVGRPDISDMGTTYGEAHLDSEASYFGPSFMINWLHNNYGGYKAESILINCHYPVTQDSFVLQWGVIVEKPKGLDEKTTERLAEVFTDGVSKGFLQDVEIWKHKTRIDNPLLVEEDGAVYQMRRWYQQFYVDAADVTPDMTDRFEMEVDTTAANEKWQVEVEENLKRQADDKGEAEQTDEAEHAQS
- a CDS encoding gamma carbonic anhydrase family protein, producing the protein MPLYSFEGRAPTVDPGAFVAPTATLVGDVHVEAGASVWFNAVLRADFAPIVVREGANVQDCCILHAPPGIPVDVGPGATVAHGCVVHGVHIGAQAVLANHCTVLDGAVIGKRAMIAAHSLVVGGTKIPDEVLVTGAPAKVRGPIAGTGAETWVNTNPGAYQDLARRYSATLHPVDDDA
- a CDS encoding MOSC domain-containing protein; the encoded protein is MTIGQVAELWRFPCKSLGGVKVDQAEIGPRGLRGDRLWAVRDLEREITASARRMPALLTATARYTGPVPPDAGPGNVPEIEVTFPDGTVLSSSDAEIHARLSDLAGRDVRLTALPPAEDTSLHRMRLHSQKDAVSSASVRADFGVDEGEKPPDLAVLPMADLLKLGRYSTPPGMFVDLAPIHVMTTTSLATIGAEVGEDLDVRRFRPNVLVTLDDPDHELPESQWAGAQVTLGGVDLKVISQTVRCVVPSRAQPGLDVDRRVTRAVAARAQRCLGVYCTVGRSGTVRIGDRVAVERIAATRPRRLLDDVTKRAKRMTLGLATAAADRMSR
- a CDS encoding nuclear transport factor 2 family protein — translated: MTVTDPQAPVHLAGKRSREAAMAHDKQAWLDNFADDAIVEDPIGPSHFDPGGKGHRGKEAIAAFYDKAIAPSDLTFNFERTYQCGNEEANVGNIVIRAAGYEVTAEGVFTYRVDDAGKIVALRAFWELDRATASARKI
- a CDS encoding TIGR03619 family F420-dependent LLM class oxidoreductase translates to MQYTCTVAMGPVEELVEIARTAEEVGFDNIALPDSLFYMEKQSTDYPYTPDGSRMWNADTPWVDPLIAASAMGAVTSTLRFYTNVMKLGSRNPLLLARQVGSVANLTNNRFGFGVGIGWAPEEFEWCGQPYAKRGKRVDEMIEVIKLVLAGGMAEFHGEFYDFDKLQMSPAPSKPVPFYVGGHTEVALKRAARVGDGWTSAMMTGAQLAETISRIKTLLTENGRADAPFEYQAVCIDKSGVDGHRELAEAGVTDNIVIPWVFEGLGFDAPLEKKKDAMKRFADTYIHSGWQQ
- a CDS encoding thiolase domain-containing protein, encoding MAGQLAAVLGTGQTKYVAKRQDVSMNGLVREAIDRALADSGTTMDDIDAVVVGKAPDFFEGVMMPELFMADAVGATNKPLIRVHTAGSVGGSTGVVAASLVQSGKYRRVLAMAWEKQSESNAMWALSIPVPFTKPVGAGAGGYFAPHIRAYIRRSGAPEHIGAMVAVKDRINGAKNPLAHLHQPDITLEKVMASQMLWNPIRFDETCPSSDGACAVVIGNEEIADKQAAEGNPVAWIHATALRTEPLAYSGRDQVNPQAGREAAKALWKSAGITSPIDEIDAAEIYVPFSWFEPMWLENLGFVPEGEGWKLTEAGETAIGGRLPVNPSGGVLSSNPIGASGLIRFAEAARQVMGKAGDHQVQGARKALGHAYGGGSQYYSMWVVGSDKP
- a CDS encoding thiolase domain-containing protein; this encodes MTDSTDVAVVGFAHAPHVRRTDGTTNGVEMLMPCFHQLYEELGLQQTDIGFWCSGSSDYLAGRAFSFISAIDSIGAVPPINESHVEMDAAWALYEAYIKLLTGEVDTALVYGFGKSSAGTLRRVLALQTDPYTVAPLWPDAVSMAGLQARFGLDAGKWTAEQMAQVALDSMTVAQRTDSEKPAKSIDELLERPYFADPLRRHDIAPITDGASAIVLAVGDRARELRENPAWITGFEHRIETPVLGARDLTTSPSTTASAQAATGGDTGSIEVAEIYAPFTHQHLILTEAIGLGEATKVNPSGGPLAANPMFSAGLERIGFAAQHIFDGSAQRVLAHATSGPALQQNLVAVLEGK